A part of Desulfurococcaceae archaeon genomic DNA contains:
- a CDS encoding adenosine-specific kinase gives MDVKVLKVPVKIPEGANVIIGRSHFIKTVEDIYEVLVTSVPGIKFGLAFNEASGKRLVRYEGNDEELVKAAIETALNIGAGHTFVLFIRNAYPINILNQLKNVQELVSLYVVTGNPVEVIVAETSQGRAVMGAVDGYSPLGVETDEDKRERREFLRKIGYKK, from the coding sequence ATGGATGTTAAAGTACTTAAAGTACCTGTAAAAATACCCGAAGGCGCGAATGTGATTATTGGGAGAAGCCATTTCATAAAAACCGTTGAAGATATATACGAGGTACTCGTAACGAGCGTTCCAGGCATTAAATTCGGGCTGGCATTTAACGAGGCAAGCGGAAAGAGGCTTGTAAGGTACGAGGGAAACGACGAGGAACTGGTAAAAGCCGCTATTGAAACAGCCCTTAACATTGGAGCCGGGCATACATTCGTGCTGTTCATAAGAAATGCGTACCCGATAAACATATTAAACCAGCTAAAGAACGTCCAAGAGCTGGTTTCCCTGTACGTGGTAACGGGCAACCCCGTTGAAGTCATCGTTGCTGAAACATCGCAGGGAAGAGCCGTAATGGGGGCGGTAGACGGTTACTCACCTCTCGGCGTGGAAACTGATGAGGATAAACGCGAAAGAAGGGAGTTCTTAAGAAAAATAGGCTATAAGAAGTAG
- a CDS encoding deoxyribonuclease, with protein MNVSRNSKKQGWNPYTSDLQRFSVYPSIKMVEGRGIRVGDIIVVNVYDVDERGRGVVHYKDLKVIIPNATSGSRVKVKIVRVQGEVAFAHIIGVLSESSTEY; from the coding sequence GTGAACGTGTCACGAAACAGTAAAAAGCAGGGTTGGAACCCCTATACGAGCGACTTGCAGAGGTTTAGCGTATACCCCTCCATTAAAATGGTTGAAGGTAGAGGAATTAGAGTAGGCGATATCATCGTCGTCAACGTCTACGATGTGGATGAGCGAGGACGCGGGGTAGTACACTACAAAGACCTAAAAGTAATCATACCAAACGCTACTAGTGGTTCGCGTGTCAAGGTAAAAATAGTGAGGGTGCAAGGGGAGGTGGCATTTGCCCATATAATTGGGGTATTAAGTGAATCGAGTACAGAGTACTGA
- a CDS encoding HAD-IB family phosphatase: protein MRKKLVVFDCDGVLTYEKSSWKALHEYFGSKGNLYFADLYRRGAISYLDWMKIDIALMIHSHGKPLTRGEVERAASRIRARPLAKKVVEGVVKRGHIPAVVSSGIDLVVKRVCEELNIELCFYNELVFLGEELIPGGVVHVPLKDKQLVVKKLAEETGIGLENTVYVGDDEWDIDVFKLVPVSIAVEPCGTACEYATYVVRELEEILELGIL from the coding sequence TTGCGGAAGAAGTTGGTAGTATTTGATTGTGACGGGGTTTTAACCTATGAAAAAAGCAGTTGGAAAGCACTCCACGAGTATTTTGGAAGCAAGGGCAACCTCTATTTCGCGGATCTCTACCGGCGTGGAGCGATTTCGTACTTGGACTGGATGAAGATAGACATCGCCCTCATGATACATAGTCATGGTAAACCATTAACGAGAGGCGAGGTGGAAAGGGCGGCCTCTAGGATTAGGGCGCGGCCGTTGGCGAAGAAGGTCGTTGAAGGCGTGGTTAAAAGAGGTCATATCCCCGCTGTCGTGAGTAGCGGCATCGACCTCGTAGTCAAGCGAGTCTGCGAAGAGCTGAATATAGAGCTGTGCTTCTATAACGAGCTAGTATTCCTAGGAGAAGAACTAATTCCCGGGGGCGTGGTACACGTGCCTCTTAAAGATAAACAGCTTGTCGTCAAAAAACTCGCCGAAGAAACCGGCATAGGGTTAGAGAACACGGTGTACGTAGGCGACGACGAGTGGGACATAGATGTCTTCAAGCTAGTGCCCGTTTCGATAGCGGTTGAGCCCTGCGGAACGGCATGTGAGTACGCGACATACGTGGTTAGGGAACTCGAAGAGATACTTGAACTTGGCATTTTATAG
- a CDS encoding radical SAM protein, translated as MADWFITLISYRPDALSVWSNMTVRERLFHYYSVMRNERPARFLVAKLMPVDLDPYSGEIALKDLLNVHDKLAKEFQLFYRDLSTENVAKLERLERPRYSYLDVKVALAYRFMSPCSLCERRCGALRLEGKPGTCTMDKEAIVHSYFHHMGEEAPLVPSGTIFYGGCNFKCVFCQNYDISQVNARGGEKLAPKELGAIQAYLRKRGARNINHVGGEPTPHMPFILESLKYLDVNVPQLWNSNMYMTEESMNLLADVMDIWLPDFKYGNDECAWRLSKVRCYKEVVTRNIKKAHDTGDIIIRHLVLPNHIECCTRPVLEWIAKNTPRALVNIMEQYRPEHIVSRYPHMYPDIARRPTSEEMKRAYKIAEELGIVYEPVS; from the coding sequence TTGGCTGACTGGTTTATTACGCTGATCAGCTATAGGCCGGACGCCCTTTCAGTATGGTCAAATATGACGGTGAGGGAGAGGCTATTCCATTACTATAGCGTTATGAGGAATGAAAGGCCGGCGAGATTCCTAGTGGCCAAGCTCATGCCCGTCGACCTAGACCCCTACTCGGGTGAGATCGCGTTAAAAGACCTCCTGAACGTGCACGATAAACTGGCAAAAGAGTTCCAGCTTTTTTATAGGGACCTCAGTACCGAGAACGTCGCTAAGCTAGAAAGGCTTGAAAGGCCTAGATACAGCTACCTCGACGTTAAGGTAGCCCTGGCGTACAGGTTTATGAGCCCTTGCAGTCTTTGTGAAAGGAGATGTGGAGCCCTCAGGTTAGAGGGTAAGCCTGGAACGTGCACCATGGATAAGGAGGCGATCGTTCACAGCTATTTTCACCACATGGGCGAGGAGGCCCCTCTCGTTCCAAGCGGAACTATATTTTACGGTGGATGTAACTTCAAGTGCGTTTTCTGCCAAAACTACGACATTAGCCAGGTTAACGCGCGGGGCGGTGAAAAACTCGCACCAAAGGAGCTTGGAGCCATACAAGCTTATCTCAGGAAGCGCGGAGCTAGGAACATTAACCACGTGGGTGGAGAGCCCACGCCTCATATGCCGTTCATCCTCGAGAGCTTAAAGTACTTAGATGTGAACGTCCCCCAGCTTTGGAATAGTAACATGTACATGACGGAGGAGTCAATGAATCTCCTAGCAGATGTCATGGACATATGGTTACCGGACTTCAAGTACGGAAACGACGAGTGTGCGTGGAGGCTTAGCAAAGTTAGATGTTACAAGGAGGTCGTCACGAGGAACATTAAAAAAGCACATGATACGGGGGACATTATAATAAGGCACCTCGTGCTACCTAATCACATAGAGTGCTGTACCAGGCCTGTACTGGAGTGGATAGCGAAAAATACCCCCCGAGCCTTGGTTAACATAATGGAACAGTACAGGCCAGAGCACATCGTGTCC